The Imtechella halotolerans DNA window AGAAACGTTTTGGTTTATGGAGTGCATTGGCATCTACACCTCCACTTAGTACTTTTCCAGAGGCTGGTTGTACTGTGTTATATGCACGTGCTAATCTTGTGATGGAATCAAGAAGGATGACTACATCATGACCACATTCCACTAATCTCTTCGCTTTTTCTAACACAATGTTAGCTACCTTAACATGCTCAGAAGCTTCTTTGTCGAACGTAGAGGCGATGACTTCTCCTTTTACACTTCTTTGCATATCGGTAACTTCTTCTGGTCGCTCATCAATAAGTAATATCATAAGATATACTTCAGGATGATTAGCAGCAATGGCATTAGCTACATCTTTTAGAAGCATTGTTTTACCTGTTTTAGGCTGTGAAACAATCATTCCACGTTGTCCTTTTCCAATTGGGGAAAACAAATCCATAATTCGTGTTGAAATGGTACTTTGTTTTTCTGCTAAATTGAATTTTTCGTTAGGAAACAAGGGTGTAAGATGTTCAAATGAAACACGATCGCGCACAACTTGCGGATCTAGTCCATTTATTTTACTCACTTTAATTAATGGGAAGTATTTTTCACCTTCTTTTGGCGGGCGTACCGCTCCTAATACGGTGTCTCCAGTTTTTAATCCAAATAAACGTATTTGTGATTGTGAAACATATATGTCATCCGGAGAGGATAGGTAGTTGTAATCTGAAGAGCGTAGGAAACCGTATCCGTCTTGCATGATATCCAGTACACCTTCACAGTCCACAATTCCGTCAAATTCAAAATCAGGAGAACGGTATCTGTTCTTTTTTTCTTTATCAAAATTCTCATTTTGATTCTGAGAATTTCCATGTTGATTTTGTTGTTGATTTTGTTGTTTGTTTTGGTGGTGTTGCTTGTTGTGTGGTTTCTTATTTGTATTTTGAAACTCTCGGCGTTCTCTTTTTTTGTTTTCTTCAGGGGCAGCAGGTGGTTGAGGAGTGTTTTTTACCTCTGAAGTTGGAGTTTCAGGGGTTGGTGATATTTTAGCCTCTGGGGTAGTGACTTCAATGACTTTCTTTTTTTCAATTGGAGTACTAGGCTCTAGATTTTTTTCTACAGGAGTGTTGGTTTCCTTTTGAGGAGCTGCTTTACGCTCCTTGTCTTTTGGATTAGAGCTTCCTGCTTTATTATTTATTCGAGTACGTCTGTTTTTACGTTCTGCCGAAGGATTTTCCTCTTTGGTTTCAGTAATGGTGTTTTTAGGATTAGACGCTTGGATATCGAGTATTTGATATATAAGGTCTAGTTTTTTTAGAGTTTTGTATTTCGGAACGCTGATATTTGCAGCTATTTCCTGTAACTCAGAAAGCTTTTTTTCTTTTAAATCAGAAATGTCAAACATGTAAATAGAAGATAAATTAAACGTTTTTGGGGGTCTTCAAAAGTAAATAATGATAAAGATGTTGTGATTTGAAGTACAAACGAACCTCGTATTGAGTAGGTTGCGAATTGATAGAGCAATATTACAAATTTATTTTAAAAAACAAACATTTTTTTACAAAAGAAGCGTTATTTTTGTAAGCCTAAAATCTGGCTATGTTACAACGTATTCAAACGGTATATATGTTAGTGGTACTACTCATGAGTGGAATACTGCCGTTTTTATTTAGTGTATACAGTACAGCTTCTGGAGCAGTTTTTGCACATCAAGAGATGATGTTACTAGTTCTTTTTTTGATTTCTGCTTTATTAGCGATTATGGCTATCGTTCTTTTTAAAAATAGGAAATTACAATTTGTGTTAAACAGATTGAATATAATATTTAATCTTACTTTACTAGGAGTATTTGTATATCGTCTACTAACTTTATCCGGAGAAGCGCAAGTTTCTGAGAAGGGTATTGGGATGTTTCTTCCTATCATTTCTATCGTGTTTTTAGTTATGGCTAATAAAGCCATAAAAAAGGATGAAGATCTTGTAAAATCTGTAGATCGATTGCGATAAACCTATTATCTTAGTAGTATTAGTGCGTTGAAAGCCCGGATGTTTGCATCCGGGTTTTTGTTTTTTAGAGGTTTGCGGTTGTAGGATCTATCATCATAGCGACTTCTGATATGACATCCGCAGGAAATCCAGATAGTTTAGAATGTTCCTTAATAGCATCTTCACTTTCGGCTAAATAAACGCAATACGTTTTGTCTTTAGAAACAAAACTGTCAACCCATTGTACTTTGTGATTCATCGACTGGATTGCTTTACAAGAAGTGGTTGCGGCTTGTGCAATGTCTTCCTTACTGGAGGCACCAATGCCTGGTAAATTTCGTTCAACGACATACTTTTTCATAGTGGAGTTTTTAATAAATTAAACTTTGAAATGTATAGTAGGTCATTCATGAAAGGATACCATTAAAGGTAGTGATTATTTGAATGTTATAAAATAAAAAAGCTGCTTTATATAAAGCAGCTTTTAAATATTAGGTAAAGGAAGTTTATTCTTTCTCGTTTTGTTCCTTTTTAAGTTCTTCAATGTACTTAGCCAGTTCTTGTCCATATTTAGAATTTGCCACCTCCGGTGTTAAGGAGTTATTAATGGTGTCTAAATATTTTAACTGAGCATCAAACACTTCGGAAAGAGCGATGTAAGGAGCGATATATGATTCCTTGTTATTGATGGCAAAATTAAGTGAGTAGAGATATCTTCGTAGCGCATTTCTGTCTGAAGCATTCTTTAAAGAGTCCGCTAATACAAAGTTCTTGTCTTGAATAGCACGTATATGCTTTTCAATTAGTTCAAGATTTTTATCACTGAATTTTGATACCATCTTTTTGTATTCAACCAGTTTTTTATTAGTTTCTGAACCTTCTACTTTTGCATTAGGCTCAAAAAAATCACGGGTACTATTGATAGTAATGTTGCTCCCAGGCTCTCCGAAGAATAAAAGCCTGTCATTTAAGTTATTTCCATCATTTTTATCTAGGTAGATGTAAAAAATTTCAGGACTCTCAATCGAAGTTTGGAAAGAAAAAGTTCCATTGCCATTTGCTTGGATGGAGTCTATATTAATAATTTTTCCTTCTTCAACTCGCTGAAAGTAGATTTTACCTTTCTTTAGTCCTTCTATAGAACCCTCTACCTTCATCAGGTTGTTATCTTCTTTGGTGTTACATGATATAAGGGCCAAAACGGCTAAAACACAAACAAATATTTTTTTCATTTCTTGAAAGTTAACAGGTCGCAAATATGCATAAAACTTTGTAATTCTCACTATACCTTGGATGCAAATTCCATTAAATAAGCACATAGCATGGCTCCATAAGTGCCCACCACATATCCAAATACGGCTAATAATACTCCTACGGTAGCTAGGGAAGGGTGGAATGCAGCTGCAACTACGGGTGCAGATGCTGCACCTCCAACATTCGCTTGACTCCCAACTGCTAAGAAAAAGTAAGGAGCTTTGATAAGTTTAGCGACTAGAATTAAAAGCCCAGCATGGATCGCCATCCACACCAAACCAATTGCAATTAGTCCTGGGTTTTCGAATATTTTCCCTAAGTCCATTTTCATTCCAATGGTCGCAACCAATACATAAATAAAAATACTCCCTATTTTACTTGCTCCTGCACCTTCGTAATTTTTAGCCTTCGTAAATGATAGAAGAATGCCAATAAAAGTAGCGATGGTAACCATCCAGAAAAATTGGGATCCAAAAGAAGATAATGCATTTTCCTTATCACTAATAGATTCAAAAGTATTGATTAGATAGCCAGAAATGCTATTTGCGCCCCAGTGAGCAATCCCAACCGAGGTAAATGCAATAGCAACCATCATAATGTAATCAGTTAGGGATGGGTTTCTGGTGATATTGTCTGCAAATTGGGTAACCTTTCTTTTTAAGTCTTCAATTGCTGAGTTGTCTGCTTTTAACCAGCGATCAATTTTTTCTGTTTTACCAATTCCGAAAAGTAAGATGGCCATCCATATATTGGCTACTACAATATCGACTAAGACCATTCCTCCATACTTCTCAGGATTGTATTTGAAAATTTCTAACATTGCTGCTTGATTGGCGCCACCACCTATCCAACTCCCTGCG harbors:
- a CDS encoding DUF819 family protein — encoded protein: MENQPFFTDDTIVLGILMLSLGFVFYTSSRETGFWNKFYKVVPALLMCYLIPAIFNSLGIISDGVSNLYYVASRYLLPASLVLMTLSIDLKAIFNLGPKALIMFFTGTVGIIIGGPLAILLISIVSPETVGGAGPDAVWRGLATLAGSWIGGGANQAAMLEIFKYNPEKYGGMVLVDIVVANIWMAILLFGIGKTEKIDRWLKADNSAIEDLKRKVTQFADNITRNPSLTDYIMMVAIAFTSVGIAHWGANSISGYLINTFESISDKENALSSFGSQFFWMVTIATFIGILLSFTKAKNYEGAGASKIGSIFIYVLVATIGMKMDLGKIFENPGLIAIGLVWMAIHAGLLILVAKLIKAPYFFLAVGSQANVGGAASAPVVAAAFHPSLATVGVLLAVFGYVVGTYGAMLCAYLMEFASKV
- a CDS encoding DUF4293 domain-containing protein, with translation MLQRIQTVYMLVVLLMSGILPFLFSVYSTASGAVFAHQEMMLLVLFLISALLAIMAIVLFKNRKLQFVLNRLNIIFNLTLLGVFVYRLLTLSGEAQVSEKGIGMFLPIISIVFLVMANKAIKKDEDLVKSVDRLR
- a CDS encoding DUF4242 domain-containing protein, which codes for MKKYVVERNLPGIGASSKEDIAQAATTSCKAIQSMNHKVQWVDSFVSKDKTYCVYLAESEDAIKEHSKLSGFPADVISEVAMMIDPTTANL
- a CDS encoding DUF4369 domain-containing protein yields the protein MKKIFVCVLAVLALISCNTKEDNNLMKVEGSIEGLKKGKIYFQRVEEGKIINIDSIQANGNGTFSFQTSIESPEIFYIYLDKNDGNNLNDRLLFFGEPGSNITINSTRDFFEPNAKVEGSETNKKLVEYKKMVSKFSDKNLELIEKHIRAIQDKNFVLADSLKNASDRNALRRYLYSLNFAINNKESYIAPYIALSEVFDAQLKYLDTINNSLTPEVANSKYGQELAKYIEELKKEQNEKE
- the rho gene encoding transcription termination factor Rho, whose translation is MFDISDLKEKKLSELQEIAANISVPKYKTLKKLDLIYQILDIQASNPKNTITETKEENPSAERKNRRTRINNKAGSSNPKDKERKAAPQKETNTPVEKNLEPSTPIEKKKVIEVTTPEAKISPTPETPTSEVKNTPQPPAAPEENKKRERREFQNTNKKPHNKQHHQNKQQNQQQNQHGNSQNQNENFDKEKKNRYRSPDFEFDGIVDCEGVLDIMQDGYGFLRSSDYNYLSSPDDIYVSQSQIRLFGLKTGDTVLGAVRPPKEGEKYFPLIKVSKINGLDPQVVRDRVSFEHLTPLFPNEKFNLAEKQSTISTRIMDLFSPIGKGQRGMIVSQPKTGKTMLLKDVANAIAANHPEVYLMILLIDERPEEVTDMQRSVKGEVIASTFDKEASEHVKVANIVLEKAKRLVECGHDVVILLDSITRLARAYNTVQPASGKVLSGGVDANALHKPKRFFGAARNIEGGGSLSIIATALTETGSKMDEVIFEEFKGTGNMELQLDRRIANRRIFPAIDLISSSTRRDDLLLDEVTIQRMWIMRKYLADMNPVEAMEFMENRIKQTKNNDEFLLTMNQ